The DNA region CACATGGTGATTATTTCTATGGTAATTTTGATACTGCAGCAGTTTATAGCGCATCTGCAGGGAAAATTTATAAAACATACAATGACCAGAGATCTGGACAATTTTTGTTTGGGCAACGTTATAGTGAAGTTCAAGCCTATCCTCCATCTCAAAATGTATTATCCTATTCCTCTACAGGTGCCATTACGAGTGATGGACTCGCTTTGTCCTATGAGCCAAATTTTACAGCGCTTTCCAATAATACAATTCCTGGAAAACTTACAGGTGCAAGAAATATAAAATATTTTCCAGAAGCAGGGACTGGAAATGGAATAACACAAAGTAATGATGTTGTTGTATTTAGATTGGCAGATATCCTTTTAATGCGTGCGGAAGCTATAATGCGTGGTGCGGCCGCTGGAAGCACTGGTAGTGCTGTCAGTCTAATTAATCAAATAATTCAAAGGGCTTACAATAATTCTGATCATAATTGGACTGCCGCTGATGTAACTTCCACAAAATTATTAGCAGAAAGAGCGCGAGAACTTTCTTGGGAAGGTTGGAGAAGGCAGGATTTAATTAGATTTGACGTGGCAGATGGTACGAGTTTATTTAATGGCGTACGTAACGGAACTAGATCTCCAAACAAACCAGCTGATGCAGGAACGTATACAAGATTATATCCGATACCCGATCCGCAACATTCTGCCAATTCGAACTTGGTGCAAAATCCTGGTTATCCAAGTTTTTAATCACTTGTTTTTAAAGAAAGGGCTAAGCAATAGCCCTTTTAATTTAAAGTAATTATGAGAATATTATTATTGTTATTGTTATTGCTTTTCCCGCTTTTAGTAATTGGACAAGATTCTTCTTGGATTATATCAGCAAAAAAAATTGATCCGAATAACTATTATGGAGCAACTGTTGCGAATGGAGTAATTGGTTTAGTATCATCGCCAAAACCATTTACAATAAAGGATATTGTATTGAATGGAACTTTTGACCAATATGGAAGAGGGCAAGTAAGCAATATTTTAAGAGTATTCAATTTCATGAATTTTAGCTTAGATATAGATGGTACTCAAATTGAAAGAATTGATCAAGTCAACAATTTTGTACAAGAATTAAACCTTAGGGATGGTGCATTTACCACTACATTAGTTATACCTCAAAAAGCTAAAATTAAATATACCTACTATGCACTAAGGCAACTACCATTCAATGCATTGGTTGATATTGAAGTGGAAGCATTGAAAACAATGGAAATAGCTCCTGCTAGTATTATTGAAGCACCTGAAATGCTTAGGAATGTTCAAAATTATTATAGTCAAGTGGATCGCCCACATGCATTAATTTCTTATATGAGTTCTGTTGCTCAAAGCCCTACTGGAAAATTAACAGTTGCGGCGTCTAATAGTTTTTTATTTGACAAAATGGAAAGTCCCGATTTAATTCATGAGATGTGGAATGATGGAATGCATTTATTGAAATTTAAAAAGCAGTTAAAAAAGGGGGAAATATTCCGTTTCGCAATCGTTGGATCTACTATCTCCAGTGCACAATGCAATAATCCATTGAATGAAGCACAACGTTTGACTATGTTTGCAACAACAAAAGGAGTGGATAATTTGATTACTGAGCACAAGAGATTATGGGCTCAATTATGGGAAAGCGATATTGAAATTGATGGAGATACTCAAGCGCAAGTGGAGGTGAGAAGTATGTTATATCATTTGTATTCCTTTGCAAGAAAGAATAGTAGTCTTGGTTTGTCACCCATGGGTTTAAGTGGTCTTGGGTATAATGGACATTCGTTTTGGGATACAGAAATTTGGATGTTCCCTGCACTATTACAATTACATCCAGAAATCGCAGCATCTTTGTTAGAATATAGATTTCAAAGATTGGATGCTGCTAAAAGAAATGCATTTAGCCATGGGTATGATGGGGCAATGTTTCCGTGGGAAAGTGCAGATTCCGGAGAGGAAGAGACGCCAGTTTGGGCATTATCTGGGCCTTTTGAACATCATATTACTGCAGATATAGCAATAGCGGCATGGAATTATTTTCTAGTTACCAAAGATACGGCATGGTTAAAAAATAAATGAGGGCCTATTATATTTGAAACTGCTAAATTCTGGAAAAGTAGAGTCTCTAAAAATGATAAAGACCAATTTGAAATCAAAGATGTGGTTGCCGCTGATGAGTGGGCTGAAAATGTAGACAACAATGCTTATACGAATGCCGCTTGTATTTCTAATTTAAATATAGCTATACGTTGTGCACAAATTTTAAATCAAGGTTATGATTCTGCATGGTTATTTATTGCAAAAAACATACGTATCGATACATTTTCTGATGGTGTTATTAAAGAATATTCCAACTATAATGGACAAAAAATAAAACAAGCCGATGTTAATTTATTGGCGTATCCTTTAAAATATAGAACTAAGGAAAATGATATAAAAAAAGATCTTAGTTATTATGAATCTAGAGTGGGAGACGGTCCGGCCATGACTCACGCAATATTTTCATTATTATATGCTAGAATGGGTGATTCAGAGAAAGCATTAGATCGATTCTTTGAAGGTTATAGAGGAAACCTTTTGCCTCCTTTTGGCGTTATTGCAGAAACTAAGGGTGGAACGAATCCTTATTTTGCTACTGGAGCTGGAGGTATGTTACAAGCTGTTATCAATGGATTGGGAGGTTTGGATATATCCGAAAATGGAATTATACAATTAAAAACGTATTTGCCTAAAAAATGGAAATCCTTAAAAATAAAAGGCGTAGGACTCGAAAAAACAACATATGAAGTTACACATTAAAATAGTCCATCTTTTTGTATTTATATACCTAGTATTTGGCAGCGCACTTTATAGTTATTCTCAGAAAATAGTAACACCTGATAAAGTTTATGGTGTATTGTTTGTCGATGTGCAAATGCAAAGAATATTTCCGGATAATAAGACATTCGCAGATGCGATACCTAAGTCTTCGCCAGCGTTAATTGTAAAAAAATTTAATGCTGAAAAGGAAAACAAAAATTTTTCTTTAAAAGAATTTGTTTCCCAAAATTTTAAATTCCCAGAATTAATTGATTCAAATCATAATAGTGATAGTTTGGATAATGTGGTTATACACATTGAAAAATTGTGGGATTTATTAACTAGAAAACCAGATACAATTATTGCTGGAAGTTCCTTGATACCACTTCCTCATCCTTATATAGTTCCAGGTGGGAGATTTCAAGAAGTTTATTATTGGGATTCGTATTTTACGATGCTAGGATTAGCCGAAAGTAAAAAATACGATTTGATAGAAAATATAGTAGATAACTTTAGTTATTTGATTGATACGATTGGCCATGTTCCTAATGGTAATCGTACCTATTTTGTAAGTAGATCTCAGCCTCCATTTTTTTCTTTGATGATTGATTTATTGGAAGGTATAAAAGGCGATTATATATATTCAAAATATTTACCCCAACTAGAAAAAGAATATAAATATTGGATGGATCAAAAGGTACCTACACATCATTCGGTTTCAATTTTTCCAAATGTTGTGCTTAATAGATATTGGGATCAGTCGACACGACCTCGTGAAGAATCTTTTTATGAGGATTCAACATTATCATATAATGGAAAAAACAGAGACGTATTATATAAGGATCTACGTTCAGGTGCGGAAAGTGGTTGGGATTTTAGTACTAGATGGTTTAGTGATGGTCATAGTTTGTCCACTATTGAAACGACAAATATCCTTCCTATAGATTTGAACTGTCTACTTTATCATATGGAAATGACCTTGGCTAAAGGCTATAAACTAACTAAACAATTAGAAATCTCTAAAGCATTTCAAAAGCAAGCAAACCAAAGAAAAAGAAATATTCTAAAATATTTTTATAATAAAAAGGATGGGTGGTTTTATGATTTTGATTTAAAACGTAACCAGCTATCCTCGGAAAAAACAATAGCAGGCTGGTTTCCTTATTTTTTTCAAATCGCTCCTAATTCAGATTTTGAAAGAGCAAAAAAAATTCTAGTACATGATTTTGTGAAACCAGGAGGAGTGGTTACTACCTTAAAAAAATCAGGTCAACAGTGGGATGCTCCCAATGGCTGGGCTCCTTTACAATGGATTACGATTGCAGGATTGGAATATTATGGTGATAGTTTGCTTGCAAAAAATATTGCTACAAATTGGGCTAATCTAAATATCAAAACATATAAGGCGACAGGTAAATTGATGGAAAAATACAATGTTGAAGATTTAAATCTTAAAGCTGGTGGAGGTGAATATCCATCTCAAGATGGATTTGGATGGACAAATGGTGTATTGTTAAAAATAATTAAAAAGTATAATATAGATTTTAAATAAATTATTAAATACTTCCCATTCTCAACATTTACAATTATTTTTATAGCAAAAGTCTATTTATGCGAAAATTGATTCTGAGTTTGAGCGTATTTCTGTTTGCTCATCATCTGATGGCTCAAACAAAGTCACTTCATTTAATTCCTTATCCGAAAACTGTTTCTGTAGAGAATGGGTATTTTGATTTGAATGGAAAATTAAAAATTAGCTCAGATAGTAAGCAAGATGCTGGGGCTATAAATGATTTCTCAACTTTCATACGAGAGGTTTCTAAAAATGGGAAAGCGAGTAACACTCCAACGAGTATTGAATTAATCAAAGATAGTAATCTTCCAGAAGAAGGTTATCAATTAGATGTATCTGCGCAAAAAATAATAGTAAAATATAGTCATGATGCAGGTTTGTTTTATGCACAAAATACCATCAGTCAATTAATAAATTCAAATGGACAAATACCATTTGTACATATTGAAGATGCTCCGGCCTATGCTTGGCGTGGTTTTATGCTAGATGTGTCAAGACATTTTTTTACGATGGATTATTTGAAAAAAACAATCGATAGAATGTCGTTTTTTAAAGCAAATAAACTGCATTTGCATCTGACAGATGATCAAGGTTGGCGTATAGAAATCAAAAAATATCCTTTACTGACAAAAATGGGAGCTTGGCGCAATTTAAACAATCAAGATTCTGCTTGCTTAATTAAGGCGAAGGAAAACCCTGATTTTGAAATTGATAAAAGATTTATCAAAACGATAGATGGAAAACAAGTTTATGGTGGATATTACACCCAAAATGAACTGAAAGATTTGGTAAAATATGCGGAGAAGAAGCATGTTGAAATAATTCCGGAGATAGATATGCCGGGACATTTCAATGCTGCAATCAAGGCCTATCCGCAATTGACAGCAGAAGTTGCAAGTGGCTGGGGTAAGACATTCACCGTGCCTATCAGTCCATGTAAAGAAAATGTTTATGCTTTTTTGCAAGACGTGTTGAAGGAAGTATTCGAAATTTTTCCGAGTAAATATATTCATATAGGTGCCGATGAAGTAGAGAAAACAACTTGGAAAAATTCGGATAGTTGTTTAAATCTGATGAAAAGTGAGAATTTGACTTCTGTAGAGAAACTGCAAAGTTATTTTGTACATAGAATGCAGCGATTTGTAGAGTCACAAGGACGTAAATTAATTACTTGGGACGATGCATTAGAAGGTGGGTTGAATAAAGATGTTACTATAATGTATTGGCGTAATTGGGTAAAAAATGCACCTAGAGAAGCGATTCAAAATGGCAATGATTTAATCATGTCGCCAAATGAACCTTTGTATTTTGATTATCAGCCCAATAAAAATAGTATTAATGCGATTTATAATCTTAAAACATTTCCATTTAATACCTTAAATTTAGTTCAATTCAAAGGTGGACAAGCCAATCTGTGGACGGAGATGGTTCCTAGCGAGAGGAGAGCAGATTATCTAATTTATCCTAGATATTTGGCTTTAGCAGAAAAACTATGGACCAATGATACTCTAGATTATAATACTTTTAATGATAGGCTAAATACGTATTATCCAATTTTAGATAATATGAAAATCGCTTATAGATTGCCAGATCTCAGTGGGTTTACAGATGAAATGGTATTTGTTGGAAGTACACGCTTTTCTATAGATTTACCGAAAAATTCCAATTTAGAATTGCATTATACTTTAGATAATAGTATTCCAAGTTTACAATCTCCAATTTTAAATTATTTAAATATAACGAATGACACAACGCTAAAAGTTGCAGCGTTTAATTCCGTTGGTAATCGTGGAGATATTTACAAAATTCATTTTACAAAAAAGAAAAGCTATAGTCCTTCTATTACACGTGAAAATGAACTTGTACAAGGCTTAAGATGTGACTATAAAAAGGGTAGTTTTAGGGGTACGAAATGGATCAAAAAAGAGTCTGATTCCTCTTTTTTAATTAGTAATACATTTGTACCTAAATCAATAGATGCGCCTAGTTTTGCTACAGAATATAAAGGATTTATCAAAGTGCCGACTAAGGGGATTTATAGTTTTTATCTTACCTGCGATGATGGAGGTATTTTAAAAATAGACCATCAAATGGTTGTGGATAACGATGGTAACCACTCTTCTTTGGAAAAAAGTGGACAGGCAGCACTTGAAAAAGGCTTGCATCCGTTTTTACTACAATTTATCGAAGGCGGAGGGGGATTTACATTGGGATTAAAGTATTCAATAAATGGTTCTCCGCTAAAAGATGTTCCTGATACTTGGTTTTATAGTTCAAAAAATTAGAATTGTGGACAAGGAAGATATCCTTTATTCCTATTTTTAAATATATATGCAAGTGATAACTCAAGGCCACCTCGGCTTTGAGTTATTGTTTTGGCCTGAGATGTAGTTATATCATACGATAGTCCCAGTTTAAAATCATAGAAATCAAGACCTACATAAGGAATAATGGCATCCTTAAATCGAATCCAACTGCCTGCATAAAAATTGGTCTCTGTAACGGAATTGTCTGGATCAGTTAATGCAAATTGCATCACACCTCCCATCATAGTCTCATGTGCTCCTGCTTGTACACTATGTAATGCACTTACGTGTAAGGAGGTAATATCTCCAACAGGAAAATGAGCTCCTCCATGAAAGGTATATCTAGGTTGGATATGATAGTTCCCTTCTGTAAAATTCTGTTTTGGACTACTAAGATGATAACCACTTACTCCAAAATAAAAATTATTATTTTCATCTGTAGATCCGGTATAAAGCAATCCTGCATTAATATCAAAATAATGATTTTTCAATGTACTGTTGGCAAATGATTCGGAGGTAAGATTGGTAAAGCCTAAAGTGGTTAATTGATCTTCAAATTGTAGCATAGAGGTATTGATTGTCATATTAGAATAGGTTCCTTGCAATCCCAAGCCAATTTGATGGTAACCATTTTCATCTAGACCTTTATGAAAAGACGTAGTAAAAGATGCATAGTTAAAATTTACTGCGCTATTGGCACTTTTATCAGAATATCCCATAATCCCAATGCCTAATAAATCTCTGTCTGCAATTTTATCCTTTAATATAGGCATGTCAATAGCAGCGGTCATGGTCTGGAAGGCATTGTTGATACTGCTCCATTGATTCCTGTAGTTGCCTGCAGCTCTTACATCACCTTCAAATTTTCCCGCAAATGCAGGGTTTAAGGTAAGAGGAGAAGCATAAAATTGTGAAAAATGAGGATCTTGTGCGAATAATTTAGAAGTGAAAAGAGAAATAAATCCAATGAATAGTACGCGATAGAAAACTTCTCTTTTTAATTTGTTTACAATCATTTTATCTATTTTATTGAATGATTACAGTGGTTCCTTTTTTATCAATGATTTTATTATTATAGTCAGTAGCTCTAATATGGTAAATAAAAGTACTTCCTGAAGGCTGCACTTTGTTATTTAATGTTCCATCCCATCCTTCTCCAATAACGTTGGTAAAATAAATTCTCTCACCCCATCGGTTGAATACTTCAAATATATCTAGTTTTTTTAAACCAAGAGGTATTGGACGCAATATATCATTTTTTCCGTCATGATTGGGACTAAATGCTGAAGGAACAAAAATATCTGGGTTGCTTTGAAATACTTTTAAAACAATTTGATCCGTTGCTAGGCAATTTCCCGCTGAGATAGCTGTGAGACTATAAACTATACTTTCTATTCCCTTTGGGATAATCGCAGTAGGGTTCTTAATCGTATCTATATTTAAATACTTATTTGGCGTCCAGTAATAATGTATAGGAACTGTCGAATCTATTACATTTGGAGTGAATGTGATAGGTTGTCCGAATACTAAAGAGGTATCTTTTCCGATATTTACCTGTATCTTTCTAATTACTTTTATCCTAATTGTGTCTGCCACGGTCTTTTTGCAATAGTTATTTGGATTGCTGCCAAGGAAAATATAAGATGTTGTAACAGATGGCTTTACCGTATAATTATATTGATTAGGACCATTTTTCCATTGATAGTTTGTGGCATCTGTATTTCCTGTTAACTGGTAAGATTGGTCTTGACAAATTGAAGTGTCTATACCAGCATTGACGATTGGATATGGAGAAGCATAAACATGTATTTCTTTCGTATTGGTACAGGTGCCATATGCTGCCGTTAATGCATAGATATTATTTCCCGTAATTTTCGTAGATGGATTTGGTATTTTGTAATCATTTAAACTATCACTACCCGCTACTTTTGTCCAATTGTAAACAAGCGCTGGGGAGGTTGTAAAAATTTGGACGGAATCACCTTCACACATTTCAATATCTGGAGCATCGATCGTTACGTCCGATAGAACATTGACATGTACGTATGCGGTATCCTTACAATTACTATCTGCTCCAATAATTTGATATGTTGTGTTTTTTTTGGGCAAAACTCTAATAGATTCTGTATTTGCAAAATTATTTAATTGTAAAGTTTCATTAGTCCAATTGTAGACAACATTGTCTATTTGTGCCGCTGATAATGTGATCGAATCTTTATTGCAAATTAAGGTATCTGTAAAGGGTAATCTTAGTTGGATTTTATCAATAATATTCACAGAATTACTTATAGAATCAATACATCCTTTATCACTTTCAATAGTTAATTGAGTGTTATATAGACCAGCTTGGCTATATTGATGTGTCGTATTTCGTTGTGTTGATGTAATGCCATCTCCAAAATTCCACAACCAACTTGTAATTTTTCCAATTTTTAAATAAGAGGAATCTATAAAATTTGTTGGGTTTGTTACACAGAAATTTTCAGTTTTGAAATAAGGGAAAAATCCTGGATAAACTTTAACTATGGCAGTTGTGGAGTCTAAGCATTCCAATGCTTTGCCTAATTTTAATTTTAAAATGTATACTCCTGTGTCTAGATAGTCATGTTTAGGATTTGCATCTGTTGATTGGATTGTATTATCTGGTGCGTCTCCAAAACTCCATTGATAAATTAGATTGTCATTAGTTGTAAAGTTATTTTTAAATGTAAATGAATAGTCAGTACAATTGATATATGTAGGATTCAGATTCGCTGTTGCCAATTGGCAATTAGTTACATCAATTTGTAATTCTTTTTTTGTCGAGTCAATTAAAACTCCGTTTCTCCATTCTTTGACATACACAGCTATGACATATTCTCCTATTTTATCAGGAGCTAATCCAGAAATATGGCCAGTTTGAGGATCAACTACAATACTATTTCCCATTGGCTTAAATCCACTATAATCTTGAGCATAGTCCAGTTGTCTATAAGGCGGTGCAATTGGCATTTGTATTGCATAACCATCATTGTAAGTTGTGGCATCTAAACCAGGTCCAAAATCATAAGATAATGAATCCCCGTCATCATCTGTCGCCGAAAATGGAATGTCAACTACCGAATTATGACAAATTGCGACGGTATCTAAAAATTTAAATTTTGGACTAGAATTATTATAATAGCTATCCTTTGGGATTTGTGCAAAAAGAGATATTCCTGTATTTTCTGAGTTTATTATATTAACAATATTGGCTACTCTTGCTCTTAACTGTACATTAATATTGTAACCTCCATAATTATTTTCAAGTTCGACTGTTGTGGTATAGGAATATACATTGTAACAAACCTCTGGAGGATTATTTATACATACACTAAAGCTGTTTTTTTTAAGTGGTTTTAAATCTGTAATATATACTGAATCAATGA from Rhizosphaericola mali includes:
- the treF gene encoding alpha,alpha-trehalase TreF → MKLHIKIVHLFVFIYLVFGSALYSYSQKIVTPDKVYGVLFVDVQMQRIFPDNKTFADAIPKSSPALIVKKFNAEKENKNFSLKEFVSQNFKFPELIDSNHNSDSLDNVVIHIEKLWDLLTRKPDTIIAGSSLIPLPHPYIVPGGRFQEVYYWDSYFTMLGLAESKKYDLIENIVDNFSYLIDTIGHVPNGNRTYFVSRSQPPFFSLMIDLLEGIKGDYIYSKYLPQLEKEYKYWMDQKVPTHHSVSIFPNVVLNRYWDQSTRPREESFYEDSTLSYNGKNRDVLYKDLRSGAESGWDFSTRWFSDGHSLSTIETTNILPIDLNCLLYHMEMTLAKGYKLTKQLEISKAFQKQANQRKRNILKYFYNKKDGWFYDFDLKRNQLSSEKTIAGWFPYFFQIAPNSDFERAKKILVHDFVKPGGVVTTLKKSGQQWDAPNGWAPLQWITIAGLEYYGDSLLAKNIATNWANLNIKTYKATGKLMEKYNVEDLNLKAGGGEYPSQDGFGWTNGVLLKIIKKYNIDFK
- a CDS encoding family 20 glycosylhydrolase; the protein is MRKLILSLSVFLFAHHLMAQTKSLHLIPYPKTVSVENGYFDLNGKLKISSDSKQDAGAINDFSTFIREVSKNGKASNTPTSIELIKDSNLPEEGYQLDVSAQKIIVKYSHDAGLFYAQNTISQLINSNGQIPFVHIEDAPAYAWRGFMLDVSRHFFTMDYLKKTIDRMSFFKANKLHLHLTDDQGWRIEIKKYPLLTKMGAWRNLNNQDSACLIKAKENPDFEIDKRFIKTIDGKQVYGGYYTQNELKDLVKYAEKKHVEIIPEIDMPGHFNAAIKAYPQLTAEVASGWGKTFTVPISPCKENVYAFLQDVLKEVFEIFPSKYIHIGADEVEKTTWKNSDSCLNLMKSENLTSVEKLQSYFVHRMQRFVESQGRKLITWDDALEGGLNKDVTIMYWRNWVKNAPREAIQNGNDLIMSPNEPLYFDYQPNKNSINAIYNLKTFPFNTLNLVQFKGGQANLWTEMVPSERRADYLIYPRYLALAEKLWTNDTLDYNTFNDRLNTYYPILDNMKIAYRLPDLSGFTDEMVFVGSTRFSIDLPKNSNLELHYTLDNSIPSLQSPILNYLNITNDTTLKVAAFNSVGNRGDIYKIHFTKKKSYSPSITRENELVQGLRCDYKKGSFRGTKWIKKESDSSFLISNTFVPKSIDAPSFATEYKGFIKVPTKGIYSFYLTCDDGGILKIDHQMVVDNDGNHSSLEKSGQAALEKGLHPFLLQFIEGGGGFTLGLKYSINGSPLKDVPDTWFYSSKN
- a CDS encoding PorP/SprF family type IX secretion system membrane protein, which encodes MIVNKLKREVFYRVLFIGFISLFTSKLFAQDPHFSQFYASPLTLNPAFAGKFEGDVRAAGNYRNQWSSINNAFQTMTAAIDMPILKDKIADRDLLGIGIMGYSDKSANSAVNFNYASFTTSFHKGLDENGYHQIGLGLQGTYSNMTINTSMLQFEDQLTTLGFTNLTSESFANSTLKNHYFDINAGLLYTGSTDENNNFYFGVSGYHLSSPKQNFTEGNYHIQPRYTFHGGAHFPVGDITSLHVSALHSVQAGAHETMMGGVMQFALTDPDNSVTETNFYAGSWIRFKDAIIPYVGLDFYDFKLGLSYDITTSQAKTITQSRGGLELSLAYIFKNRNKGYLPCPQF
- a CDS encoding PKD domain-containing protein; translated protein: MNKKVINYFLIGITLIINILTIQDSKASHVKGGWIGYEFKGPGTRLNTSKYSVTTYLYIDCHNENGFRDFVVLGIFDGQTKQQVFIDSVYITDLKPLKKNSFSVCINNPPEVCYNVYSYTTTVELENNYGGYNINVQLRARVANIVNIINSENTGISLFAQIPKDSYYNNSSPKFKFLDTVAICHNSVVDIPFSATDDDGDSLSYDFGPGLDATTYNDGYAIQMPIAPPYRQLDYAQDYSGFKPMGNSIVVDPQTGHISGLAPDKIGEYVIAVYVKEWRNGVLIDSTKKELQIDVTNCQLATANLNPTYINCTDYSFTFKNNFTTNDNLIYQWSFGDAPDNTIQSTDANPKHDYLDTGVYILKLKLGKALECLDSTTAIVKVYPGFFPYFKTENFCVTNPTNFIDSSYLKIGKITSWLWNFGDGITSTQRNTTHQYSQAGLYNTQLTIESDKGCIDSISNSVNIIDKIQLRLPFTDTLICNKDSITLSAAQIDNVVYNWTNETLQLNNFANTESIRVLPKKNTTYQIIGADSNCKDTAYVHVNVLSDVTIDAPDIEMCEGDSVQIFTTSPALVYNWTKVAGSDSLNDYKIPNPSTKITGNNIYALTAAYGTCTNTKEIHVYASPYPIVNAGIDTSICQDQSYQLTGNTDATNYQWKNGPNQYNYTVKPSVTTSYIFLGSNPNNYCKKTVADTIRIKVIRKIQVNIGKDTSLVFGQPITFTPNVIDSTVPIHYYWTPNKYLNIDTIKNPTAIIPKGIESIVYSLTAISAGNCLATDQIVLKVFQSNPDIFVPSAFSPNHDGKNDILRPIPLGLKKLDIFEVFNRWGERIYFTNVIGEGWDGTLNNKVQPSGSTFIYHIRATDYNNKIIDKKGTTVIIQ